The uncultured Desulfobulbus sp. genome window below encodes:
- a CDS encoding rhodanese-like domain-containing protein, producing MTFTRKTLTAGLLAGLMLIGLTTAASASLFGEDKFQQEVSKEQAAVKLTREVQQGGYDVITTAELKAMMDAGTDMLIIDTMPYEASYLKNHVPGAKQFLFPIPDMNEWDSKETDGKSKEDYEKLLGPDKNKTIVIYCGFVKCTRSHNGAIWAKKLGYTKVYRYPGGIFAWKGAEYPIESAK from the coding sequence ATGACATTTACTCGTAAAACGTTGACAGCAGGCCTGCTTGCCGGGCTGATGCTCATAGGCCTCACCACCGCAGCTTCGGCTTCGTTATTTGGCGAAGATAAATTTCAGCAAGAAGTCAGTAAAGAGCAGGCAGCCGTCAAACTGACCCGGGAAGTTCAACAGGGTGGTTACGACGTTATCACCACGGCAGAACTCAAAGCAATGATGGATGCGGGCACCGATATGCTCATTATCGATACCATGCCCTATGAGGCTTCTTACCTGAAAAATCATGTACCAGGAGCCAAGCAGTTTCTCTTTCCCATTCCTGATATGAACGAATGGGACAGCAAGGAAACCGACGGAAAAAGCAAAGAAGACTACGAAAAATTACTGGGCCCGGATAAAAATAAAACCATCGTCATTTACTGCGGTTTTGTTAAATGCACCCGCAGTCATAACGGTGCTATATGGGCAAAAAAGCTTGGGTATACCAAGGTCTACCGTTACCCCGGTGGTATTTTTGCGTGGAAAGGTGCTGAGTATCCGATTGAGTCAGCTAAGTAA
- a CDS encoding EAL domain-containing protein: protein MHCLLAFLRQYIASLFVACALWGVLGSGMVGGVQSAYAKEPLEQVRLQLKWMHQFQFAGYYAAKEKGFFQDAGLDVELLAAEPQLKPAQVLKEQKVNYAVMSPVVLIERHQGRPFVVLASIFQHSASILMGIRGQGIRTLQDLRGKKVMFTADRDAENMAMLVNSGVPLASVHAVQHSWNLDDLIEGKVAVQTAYLTNEPYALQQRGVEPLVLKPIDYGIDFYGDCLVTTEEEVREHPERTERFLQAVRKGWRYALDHPQEIAQLIYAKYSQEKSLDQLLYEARTMRALIQPNLVDIGYMSRERWHFIGDTYVRLGMLSKEYSLHNFLYSEIRQELNTQQHRVHNLLVNGLSIALIIGCAGAVVLLFFTRRLNSEVDRRTHELSVSEQKFRSFFDLASVGVAQVDSYSGRFLEVNQRYCEILGYTEAEMQQFTFRDVTVAEDLDLDVGERRELIEGKIREFTVEKRYKKKDGSVVWVILSVSALWQQGDRADTSLAIIRDISKRKKAEEELVFAAKVFEQSIEGIVVTDSQGSILQVNQAFTAITGYEAREVVGENPRILKSNHHPLSFYESMWQTLLEKGHWAGEIWNRRKDGEIYPEWLTINAVYDHKGRITNFVSIFHDITELKHQQEALEHQAQHDALTGLPNRFLLNDRLQEALKRMGRNKNRVALIFLDLDNFKHINDGFGHTTGDDLLVELATRLKEALRAGDTLSRQGGDEFLVLVNDVEEVDDVSTVALRLLACFEQPFFHEGVEFFVTASMGITIAPEDGESAEVLIKNADMAMYRAKNLGRNNFQYFTPELDSKAHRRISLEAKLRKAIEAEEFELHYQPQVHCATNTIIGAEALVRWRSEGQLISPAEFIPLAEESGLILPLGAWVVRTAARQARQWQDQGYGLDISVNISSRQFVGQELTNLLREVLLTTGLQGGRLYFEITESILMENIVKAQATLEELRPLGGKFYLDDFGTGYSSLSYLKRLPLDGLKIDRSFVKDLENDNDNQAIAKAIVSLAQTLNLAIVAEGVETREQLALLQAMSTETIIQGYLASRPLPAHEFTALLAREEGLLPVENT from the coding sequence ATGCATTGTCTCCTCGCGTTCCTGCGTCAATATATTGCAAGTCTTTTTGTTGCCTGTGCGCTTTGGGGAGTACTGGGCAGTGGAATGGTTGGTGGGGTGCAATCGGCCTATGCGAAAGAACCTCTGGAGCAGGTCCGCCTTCAACTGAAGTGGATGCACCAGTTTCAATTTGCGGGCTACTACGCAGCCAAAGAAAAAGGGTTCTTTCAGGATGCCGGTCTGGATGTAGAGTTGCTCGCCGCAGAACCGCAACTCAAGCCTGCACAGGTGCTCAAAGAACAAAAGGTCAATTATGCGGTGATGTCACCGGTGGTGTTGATCGAACGGCACCAGGGGAGACCTTTTGTCGTTTTGGCTTCAATTTTTCAACATTCTGCTTCCATTTTGATGGGCATTCGTGGGCAGGGAATCCGAACCCTCCAGGATCTGCGTGGTAAAAAAGTCATGTTTACTGCGGATAGAGATGCAGAAAATATGGCTATGCTGGTGAACAGCGGTGTGCCTCTGGCAAGCGTGCATGCGGTGCAGCACAGCTGGAATCTGGATGATCTTATCGAAGGGAAGGTTGCCGTACAGACCGCCTACCTCACCAACGAGCCCTATGCCCTGCAACAGCGTGGAGTGGAACCACTGGTTCTTAAACCCATAGACTATGGCATTGACTTTTATGGGGACTGCCTGGTCACAACCGAGGAGGAGGTTCGCGAGCATCCCGAACGTACAGAGCGTTTCCTGCAGGCCGTGCGCAAAGGATGGCGTTATGCCTTGGATCATCCCCAGGAGATCGCGCAGCTTATCTATGCCAAGTATTCACAGGAAAAGTCGTTGGACCAGCTGCTCTACGAAGCTCGGACCATGCGCGCATTGATTCAGCCCAATCTGGTTGATATTGGCTACATGAGTCGTGAGCGCTGGCATTTTATTGGAGATACCTATGTGCGTCTAGGCATGCTTTCCAAAGAGTATTCGCTCCATAATTTTCTCTATTCTGAAATCCGTCAGGAGTTGAATACCCAGCAACACCGGGTGCACAATCTTTTGGTGAACGGGTTATCCATAGCTTTGATTATTGGTTGCGCTGGGGCCGTTGTTCTTCTGTTTTTTACCAGGCGGCTTAACAGTGAAGTGGATAGGCGTACCCATGAGTTGAGTGTCAGTGAACAGAAATTCCGCTCATTTTTTGACCTTGCCAGCGTGGGCGTGGCGCAGGTCGATTCCTATAGCGGACGATTTTTGGAAGTCAATCAGCGTTACTGTGAGATCCTTGGTTACACAGAGGCTGAAATGCAGCAGTTCACCTTCCGTGATGTCACTGTGGCTGAAGATCTGGACCTCGATGTCGGGGAACGCCGGGAACTGATTGAGGGGAAGATTCGAGAGTTTACGGTGGAAAAACGCTACAAGAAGAAAGACGGATCTGTAGTTTGGGTCATCCTTTCCGTCTCTGCCCTCTGGCAGCAGGGAGATCGTGCCGATACCAGCCTGGCCATTATCCGTGATATCAGCAAACGCAAAAAGGCCGAGGAGGAGTTGGTCTTTGCGGCCAAGGTTTTTGAACAGTCCATTGAAGGGATTGTGGTTACGGATAGCCAGGGATCTATTCTCCAAGTGAATCAGGCATTTACTGCTATAACCGGCTACGAGGCCCGGGAGGTGGTTGGGGAAAATCCACGAATACTCAAATCAAATCATCACCCTCTATCGTTCTATGAATCCATGTGGCAGACGCTGCTCGAAAAAGGGCATTGGGCCGGTGAAATCTGGAACCGACGTAAAGACGGCGAGATCTATCCGGAGTGGCTCACTATTAACGCGGTTTATGACCACAAAGGGCGAATTACCAATTTTGTCTCCATTTTTCATGATATCACGGAGTTGAAACATCAACAGGAAGCCCTTGAACACCAGGCGCAGCATGACGCCCTGACCGGTCTCCCCAATCGGTTTCTTTTAAATGATCGTTTACAGGAAGCCTTAAAGCGTATGGGCCGGAATAAGAACCGGGTAGCGCTGATCTTTCTTGATCTGGATAATTTTAAACATATTAATGACGGTTTTGGTCACACCACGGGAGATGATCTGCTGGTGGAACTAGCCACCCGACTTAAAGAGGCGTTACGTGCAGGTGATACCCTTTCTCGGCAGGGAGGGGATGAATTCTTGGTTTTGGTGAACGATGTCGAAGAGGTCGATGACGTCAGCACTGTTGCCCTGCGTTTACTTGCATGTTTTGAACAACCCTTTTTTCATGAGGGGGTCGAGTTTTTTGTGACAGCCTCCATGGGAATTACAATTGCCCCGGAAGATGGAGAGAGTGCTGAGGTGTTGATTAAAAATGCCGATATGGCCATGTACCGGGCGAAGAATCTGGGAAGGAATAATTTCCAGTATTTTACTCCGGAGCTGGATTCCAAGGCGCATCGGCGTATCTCCTTGGAGGCCAAGCTGCGTAAGGCTATTGAGGCCGAAGAATTTGAGCTGCATTACCAGCCCCAGGTGCACTGTGCCACCAATACCATTATCGGGGCCGAAGCCTTGGTTCGTTGGCGTTCTGAGGGGCAACTCATATCGCCGGCGGAGTTTATTCCTCTGGCTGAGGAGTCGGGACTGATCCTTCCCCTGGGCGCCTGGGTGGTGCGGACGGCAGCCCGTCAGGCCAGGCAATGGCAGGATCAGGGGTATGGGCTTGATATCTCAGTTAATATTTCTTCTCGTCAGTTTGTGGGCCAGGAGTTGACCAACCTTTTGCGGGAAGTGCTGCTGACCACGGGGCTGCAGGGGGGGCGGCTCTATTTTGAGATTACCGAATCCATCCTCATGGAAAATATCGTTAAGGCCCAAGCGACTCTTGAGGAGCTGCGACCGCTGGGGGGTAAGTTTTATCTGGATGATTTTGGAACCGGTTATTCATCGCTTTCCTATCTGAAACGTTTGCCCCTTGATGGTCTCAAGATTGATCGTTCTTTTGTCAAGGATCTGGAAAACGACAATGACAACCAGGCCATTGCCAAGGCCATTGTTTCGCTGGCGCAAACCCTGAATCTTGCTATCGTGGCTGAAGGCGTGGAGACGAGAGAACAGCTGGCTTTACTCCAGGCAATGAGTACAGAGACCATTATTCAGGGGTATCTGGCCAGTCGTCCCCTGCCTGCTCACGAGTTTACGGCATTGCTGGCGAGGGAGGAAGGATTGCTTCCGGTTGAAAATACCTAA
- a CDS encoding MauE/DoxX family redox-associated membrane protein — protein sequence MSRLQPAPKPPFHSWFQRDVLFRGLRCFLALIFIYSGAVKIIAPHRFAQIIDGFGILPYPLLLPTAIILPLAECIAGVGLLLNKRGSLTAITIMLVLFMAVLGYGIHLGLDIDCGCFGPEDPEQAYKGLKLALARDAGMMLIVLGLYWHGRKTPPAHTKTKTKGAE from the coding sequence ATGTCCCGACTGCAACCAGCTCCCAAGCCTCCTTTTCACTCGTGGTTCCAGCGCGACGTTCTTTTTCGTGGACTACGTTGTTTTTTGGCACTGATCTTTATCTATTCAGGAGCTGTAAAAATTATAGCCCCACACCGTTTCGCCCAGATTATAGACGGTTTTGGCATACTGCCGTATCCCCTGCTTCTGCCAACTGCCATTATCCTTCCACTGGCGGAGTGTATTGCCGGAGTGGGACTGCTATTAAATAAACGCGGAAGCTTAACTGCCATCACCATTATGCTGGTCCTGTTCATGGCCGTGCTTGGCTATGGCATTCACCTGGGATTGGATATCGACTGCGGCTGCTTTGGTCCGGAAGACCCGGAGCAGGCATATAAAGGCTTGAAACTTGCGCTGGCCCGTGATGCAGGAATGATGTTGATCGTGCTAGGGCTGTATTGGCATGGGCGAAAGACACCGCCCGCTCACACCAAAACAAAGACCAAGGGAGCGGAGTAA
- a CDS encoding methyl-accepting chemotaxis protein: MQLTSVRTKIAGLAGACLIVSSAVLVGYSLYTARSSQKHVNERVSNLLETRSLDGLKSLASDYAGKIRAEFDVAMDAARTMADVFSLAKQRENGGLEVGRDQVNAVLLKVLHDNPNFNGTYSCWEPDAIDGRDMDFRTGRDGNNKLTGRFTPYWNRDDRGNIAVQPLVEYDTRDRHPNGVLKGGWYINPKENHNESVLGPLPYIVQGKQVWLATLSVPIMVDNKFFGVAGSDYNLDFVQELAHNVDKELFEGQGEIIIVSNMGLIVAHSEKADLIGSPLKNVIPEGAEQMIREIQAGKNIANLNEKNGQFEVFAPIELGRTGKPWSVLIRIKQDTVLADAIALDQDLSNAGRTSMYMLTSAGGLICVLAIALLWYASGGIVRPIRHTVDMLKDIAEGEGDLTKRLDIKVKDEVGEMATWFNLFMDKLQDMIAQIVDDASSLNNASGILSNIAGEMKEGSEAMAERSRTVAAGAEEMDVSMSGVASACEEAATNVNMVSTATDEMTNTIRGIAQKAENSRAISESAVAKAGEVSEKLGHLGKSTLEISKVTEVISDISDQINLLALNATIEAARAGDAGKGFAVVASEVKELAKQTAEATQVVQSQIENIQRATDDTVTEVGQILDIFNNVSENVASIAGEVEGQATTTQEIADNISQTSAGIQEVNQNVSQGSVVIGSITSEMTEVNEAVQKASVSIGQVNEKSEELSALSSKLQDLVGRFKV, from the coding sequence ATGCAGTTAACGTCCGTTCGCACCAAAATTGCCGGGCTTGCCGGCGCATGTCTGATTGTCTCATCTGCGGTGTTGGTTGGGTATAGCCTCTACACCGCTCGATCAAGTCAGAAACATGTAAATGAGCGAGTCTCCAACTTGCTGGAAACTCGATCTTTGGATGGATTAAAAAGCTTAGCCAGTGATTATGCCGGAAAAATTAGAGCTGAATTTGATGTGGCTATGGATGCCGCCCGAACCATGGCGGATGTCTTTTCTCTTGCCAAGCAACGGGAAAATGGTGGCCTTGAGGTGGGGCGTGATCAGGTCAACGCTGTTTTGCTGAAAGTATTGCATGATAACCCAAACTTCAATGGTACTTATTCCTGCTGGGAGCCGGATGCCATTGATGGGCGAGACATGGATTTTCGCACCGGACGTGATGGAAATAACAAGCTCACCGGCCGGTTTACTCCTTACTGGAATCGTGATGATCGGGGCAACATTGCGGTTCAGCCTCTGGTTGAGTACGACACCCGCGATCGCCATCCCAATGGTGTGTTGAAAGGTGGCTGGTACATCAATCCCAAAGAGAATCATAATGAAAGCGTGCTTGGGCCCTTACCTTACATTGTCCAGGGCAAGCAGGTCTGGCTGGCCACCTTATCTGTGCCAATCATGGTGGATAATAAATTTTTTGGCGTTGCAGGTTCTGACTATAATCTTGATTTTGTCCAGGAACTTGCCCACAACGTGGACAAGGAACTCTTTGAGGGCCAGGGGGAAATTATTATTGTCTCAAATATGGGACTTATCGTTGCCCATAGTGAAAAAGCAGACTTGATTGGCAGCCCGCTCAAAAACGTTATTCCTGAAGGCGCGGAGCAGATGATTCGCGAAATTCAGGCAGGAAAAAATATTGCCAATCTCAATGAAAAAAATGGTCAGTTTGAGGTCTTTGCCCCGATTGAACTTGGTCGGACAGGGAAGCCCTGGTCTGTCTTGATCCGCATTAAGCAGGACACGGTTTTGGCCGATGCTATTGCTCTTGATCAGGATCTCTCCAATGCAGGCAGAACCTCCATGTATATGCTTACAAGTGCTGGAGGGTTGATCTGCGTTTTAGCGATTGCTCTGCTCTGGTATGCCTCTGGCGGTATTGTACGTCCGATTCGCCATACTGTCGATATGCTTAAGGATATCGCTGAGGGTGAGGGCGATCTGACTAAACGGCTTGATATCAAGGTGAAGGATGAAGTCGGTGAAATGGCCACCTGGTTCAATCTGTTCATGGATAAACTCCAGGATATGATTGCCCAGATTGTCGATGATGCCAGTTCGTTGAATAATGCCTCCGGTATTCTTTCTAATATTGCCGGAGAGATGAAAGAGGGATCAGAGGCCATGGCCGAGCGTTCCCGTACCGTGGCTGCTGGTGCCGAAGAGATGGATGTCTCCATGAGTGGTGTTGCCTCGGCCTGTGAAGAGGCGGCCACCAATGTCAATATGGTTTCCACTGCTACAGATGAGATGACCAACACCATCAGGGGGATTGCGCAAAAGGCGGAGAACTCCCGTGCTATTTCAGAATCTGCGGTTGCAAAAGCCGGAGAAGTGTCTGAAAAGCTGGGGCACCTTGGTAAAAGCACCCTGGAGATCAGCAAGGTCACCGAGGTGATTTCGGATATTTCTGATCAGATCAACCTCCTGGCTCTGAACGCAACCATTGAGGCTGCCCGCGCCGGTGATGCGGGTAAAGGCTTTGCCGTTGTTGCCTCCGAGGTAAAAGAACTTGCCAAACAGACCGCTGAGGCAACCCAGGTTGTTCAGTCTCAGATTGAAAATATTCAGCGCGCCACCGATGATACGGTGACCGAGGTTGGCCAGATTCTCGATATTTTTAATAACGTCAGCGAAAATGTTGCCTCGATTGCTGGAGAGGTGGAAGGACAGGCGACCACTACTCAGGAGATTGCCGATAATATCTCCCAGACATCTGCTGGTATTCAGGAGGTGAATCAAAATGTGAGTCAGGGCTCGGTGGTTATCGGGTCCATCACCAGCGAGATGACCGAAGTGAACGAGGCGGTGCAGAAAGCCTCGGTTTCCATTGGTCAGGTCAATGAAAAATCTGAGGAGCTCTCCGCTCTGTCCAGTAAACTGCAGGATTTGGTCGGCCGGTTCAAGGTCTGA